One Streptomyces umbrinus genomic window, CTGCCAGTGGTTCGGGCCGGTCTCCCGGTAGCGGTCGGCGGTCAGCATCGAACGGCGGGCCGGCGTGGTCTGGTTGGTCTTGAACAGCCGCATCAGCGTGTCCCTTCGGGCGGCGTACTTGATGAACTCCCAGGCCTCCTCCTGCCGCTTCGACGTGCGCAGCAGGGCGTAGCCGGCGGCGCCGAACTGCATGCGCTGGGTGCGCCAGCGTGGGAAGTACTGCACGTCGTAGTCGGCTGCCTGCATGCCCGCGAGATGCAGACCGCCCGCCCAGAAGCCGCCGGCTGGCGTGACGCCGACCCGGCCGGTGGAGAACACGCCGACGAGGTTCTGGCCGTTGCCGCCCTCGGGGCGGGTGCACAGGTCCTCATGGATGAGGGAGGCGAGGTAGTCGTACACCTCCTCCACGCGGTCGTGTGTGGCCTGCGGGGTCGTCCAGCGGAAGCCGCCCCCGCGACCCTGCCGTTCGGCGGCCGGGTAGAAGGAGTCCCACAGCCAGGCGCCGCCGGGCGCCTTGGTCTCGGTGAGCAGGTTCGTGCCGTTGGCGAAGAGCCAGGGCACCACACCGCCCCACAGGCGGTTGGTCCAGAAGTACGGGGTGAACCGGCTGCCGCTGGACTTCTTCATATCCCTCAGCAGCGAGGTGAAGTCGTCGCGGGTCCAGTCGGCCGCGGGGAAGCTCGCGCCCGCCCGCTTCAGGACCTGGTTGTTGAGGTACATGTCGGCCGCGTTGAATTCGACCGGCAGCTGGTAGAGGCTTCCCTCGTACATCATCGACTCCACCAGTGAGGGGTGGACGTCGGCGAAGTACTCGCGCAGTTCGGCCGCGTCCCGCTTCACCCACTGGTCCAGCGCGACGCCGAGGCGCTGGGCGAAGAGCTGGACGCCCTCGGTGGCGACATAGACGAGGTCGGGGGCGGTGCCCGCCGCGATCTGGGTGAGGATCTTCGCGAAGAAGTCCGACCAGTCGACGGCCTGCACCGCGTTGATCCGGAGCTTGATGTCGGGGTGCACCTCGCCGAAGCCCTCGGTGAGGGTGCGGATGGCCTCGGGTCCGTAGGCGGGGCCGAGGGTGGCGACGACGAGGGAACCGTCGTCGCGGCCGGGGATGTCGGCTCCGGTGAGCCGGTCCCAGCTCGCTGCGGTGCCGGTCAGGGCTGCGGCACCCGCGCCGTAGGCGCCGTACCGCAGCAGCCTGCGGCGGGAGACGTGCGAGTCGGTCATCAACGGGCCTAACTCGTGTTAGTTGAGGGTTGATGCCCCAGATGATGGAAAGTGCGCAACGGTGCTGTCAAGTGTCGTGCACCCCTTGACCTTTAACGAGTTAGGTCGCACAGTCCTGACCCCATGAGCCGCCGTTCCGAGCTCAACGAGCTCAGTGACGAGAGGAAACGATGTGTGATGCGTGGGATGTCCAGGAGAGCGCTCTTCACCGGATCGGCCGCGGGCGCGGCAGTCGTGCTGCTGCCGGCCGCATCCCCGGCCGCCGCGAAACCCAAGTCCGCAGCCGGTTGCGCCAGTTACCGCGCCGCGTACCACTTCACGGTCCCTGACCAGTGGAAGAACGATCCGCAGCGACCGGTGTGGATCGACGGCGAGTACCACTACTACTACCTCTACAACGCGCACTACCTGACGGGCGGCACGACCGCGGGCACCGCCTGGCGGCTGGCTACCAGCACCGATCTGGTCGTGTTCACCGACCGCGGGATCGCCGTGCCGAAGGACACCACCCCGGTCGGCGACGTCTGGTCGGGCTCGGCGGTGGTCGACACCGACAACACCGCCGGCTTCGGCGCGGGCGCGGTGATCGTCATCGCCACCATGGCGCCCGACGACGTCACTCAGGCGCAGTACCTGTACTACTCCACCGACGGCGGCCGCACCTTCCGCAACCACGGCACCGACCCGGTGCTGGCCAACCCCGGTGTGCACGACTTCCGCGATCCCAAGGTCGTCCGCGACGAGGAACGCGGTCGCTGGGTGATGACCCTCGCCGAGAACAACAAGATCGGCTTCTACCACTCGGCGGACCTGAAGTCGTGGACGTACGTCGGCGGTTTCATCAAGGACGGCATCGGCGTCCTGGAGTGTCCCGACCTGTTCCGCATCACCGCGGACGACGGCACGGCGAAGTGGGTGCTGGGCGCGAGCGCCAACGGCAAGGCGGCCGGGCTGCCCAACACGTACGCGTACTGGACCGGTTCCTTCGACGGCACCACGTTCACCGCCGACACGAGCGATCCGCAGTGGCTCGACCACGGGTGGGACTGGTACGGGGCGGTCACGTTCGAGAGGCGCCGGGACGACGGTTCGGTGGATCCGTCCGTCCGGCACGCGATCGGCTGGCTCAACAACTGGGACTACGCCAACACCACCCCCACCATCGACTGCGACGGTTTCAACGGCACCGACTCGATCGTCCGCGAGATCACCCTGAAGCGGGCCGCGAACGGGACGTACTACCTCGCCTCGCGGCCGGTCTCCGCCCTGGACGACCACGTCTCGCGCACCGTGGACCTGGGCGACCTGGAGGTCGACGGCACCCGCGTCCTCGACTACACCGGCACGTCCTACGAGGTGACCGCCGAGATCACCTGGGACACACTGACCGGCGCCGGCCTCCAGCTGCGCCGTTCTCCCGACGGGGGGCGGCACATCGACGCCGGGATCTACGACGACTTCGCGTTCGTCAACCGCCGCACCACCGTCAACCCCGACAACTCCGGCAAGTGGCAGGAGAGTCACAGCCCCTTCGACCCGTCGGCCCGCACGGTGAGGCTGCGGATCCTGGTCGACCGCACGTCCGTCGAGATGTTCGTCGACGACGGCCGGTACGTGCACTCGTCGCAGGCGTTCCCGTATCTGATCGACACGGGGCTCGCGCTGTTCTCGATCGGGGGCACGGCGGTGTTCCGGAACACAGTGATACGGGAGTTCACCATGTGAAGTCCTGAACTCACCGCGTTCAAAAAGAAGGTGGGGCCGGAGGCCGGGAGTGCGCACGCTTGGCTCGTGAGGGTCGAAGACGGCGTACTCATCGACGCGCTGGGCAGCGAGCCACACCGCCGGGACGCCTTCCGGGCACTCCTGCTGCGTGGCCCTGCGCTGGATTCCGGAAGGCGCTCAACGGTGGTTCGTGGAGCGCGCGTTCGCTCATCTTCTCCGGTTCCGCCAACGGCCGGGACGGATCGTCCCGGCCGTCACGTTCAGCAGCGTCGACTTGCCGCAACCGGAAGGGCCGAGGACTGTGCGAGTTCCTGTACGGCCAACTGCGCCCACTCTTCGAGGGCCGAGCGTTCATCGTCAGTGGCGGCACGCTGTGCTCCGAGCAGCCTCTGGAGGTTGGCCACCGTAGCGAGCCTTCGACGAACGGCGGACGAGGGGCACGGGGTGGATCCCGCCGCTCCGGGTCCACAACAAGCCGCCGATGTCGATGCTCTGTTGGGCATCGATGCCCCTGACGAAGACCAAGGGCGGCGCTGAGCTGACCGCCACCCTCTGACGCCGGCGCGGCCGCAACGATCGTGAACGCCGTGCTGCCGAAGCCGAACAATCGGTCATCGGTCGGGCTACGTATTGACCCAGCTCCTGACCAGGGTCACGAAGGCCTCCTCGTTGGCCTTGACGTCGTCCAGGTCCTGGAAGATGACCGTGGCCCTGTCACTGCTGATCCAACCGAGCAGACCACTCTCATCGCTGAACCTGAAGTCCGCCCGGTCGTCCTTCACCTTGGCACCTCGATGGAAGATGAGTTGGACGCCCTTCTTGGCCCGGAGCTGAAAGGTCACCCGGTCCTCGCCCCCACGGAGAAAGCTGGGTGCCTTCCACTTCACGTTTTCGGTGATGCCAGGGTCCGAGCCGAGGACAGCGGCCCGCAGATACTCGATTGTCTCCTTCTGAGAGGGCGGTACGTGACTTGATGTCTGTATTGCCCTCCCCGCTGACCGGCTGGCTCGTCGACCGGTAC contains:
- a CDS encoding ATP-binding cassette domain-containing protein produces the protein MGAVGRTGTRTVLGPSGCGKSTLLNVTAGTIRPGRWRNRRR
- a CDS encoding DUF1801 domain-containing protein, with translation MRLSAYGRTGRRASRSAGRAIQTSSHVPPSQKETIEYLRAAVLGSDPGITENVKWKAPSFLRGGEDRVTFQLRAKKGVQLIFHRGAKVKDDRADFRFSDESGLLGWISSDRATVIFQDLDDVKANEEAFVTLVRSWVNT
- a CDS encoding glycoside hydrolase family 32 protein, whose translation is MRGMSRRALFTGSAAGAAVVLLPAASPAAAKPKSAAGCASYRAAYHFTVPDQWKNDPQRPVWIDGEYHYYYLYNAHYLTGGTTAGTAWRLATSTDLVVFTDRGIAVPKDTTPVGDVWSGSAVVDTDNTAGFGAGAVIVIATMAPDDVTQAQYLYYSTDGGRTFRNHGTDPVLANPGVHDFRDPKVVRDEERGRWVMTLAENNKIGFYHSADLKSWTYVGGFIKDGIGVLECPDLFRITADDGTAKWVLGASANGKAAGLPNTYAYWTGSFDGTTFTADTSDPQWLDHGWDWYGAVTFERRRDDGSVDPSVRHAIGWLNNWDYANTTPTIDCDGFNGTDSIVREITLKRAANGTYYLASRPVSALDDHVSRTVDLGDLEVDGTRVLDYTGTSYEVTAEITWDTLTGAGLQLRRSPDGGRHIDAGIYDDFAFVNRRTTVNPDNSGKWQESHSPFDPSARTVRLRILVDRTSVEMFVDDGRYVHSSQAFPYLIDTGLALFSIGGTAVFRNTVIREFTM
- a CDS encoding extracellular solute-binding protein, with amino-acid sequence MTDSHVSRRRLLRYGAYGAGAAALTGTAASWDRLTGADIPGRDDGSLVVATLGPAYGPEAIRTLTEGFGEVHPDIKLRINAVQAVDWSDFFAKILTQIAAGTAPDLVYVATEGVQLFAQRLGVALDQWVKRDAAELREYFADVHPSLVESMMYEGSLYQLPVEFNAADMYLNNQVLKRAGASFPAADWTRDDFTSLLRDMKKSSGSRFTPYFWTNRLWGGVVPWLFANGTNLLTETKAPGGAWLWDSFYPAAERQGRGGGFRWTTPQATHDRVEEVYDYLASLIHEDLCTRPEGGNGQNLVGVFSTGRVGVTPAGGFWAGGLHLAGMQAADYDVQYFPRWRTQRMQFGAAGYALLRTSKRQEEAWEFIKYAARRDTLMRLFKTNQTTPARRSMLTADRYRETGPNHWQTFYDTLDKFPDTGPIPAPPQVAEVEQVLLKHTGTALAARRSVGPALRRMQGDLEKAMERDV